The genomic region CCGTGCTTTCATCTTATTTTCATGCAAGTCGACTATGGTACGATGAGGATCGGAAAGCACGAGATGTGGGCTGACACGATGGCGATCCTTGTGGTCGAGGATGAGCATAAGATCCGGGAGTTCCTCAAGCGCGGGCTTGAGGAAGAAGGCTACGCCGTGGAAACGGCTTCCGACGGCGAAGAAGGCCTCGAACTCGCATCCGGCGGCGCCTACGAGGTTGTCATTTTGGACCTGCTGCTGCCCCAACGCGACGGCCTCGACGTCTGCAGAGCGTTGCGCGCCGACGGCGTCACGACGCCGGTGCTGATGTTGACCGCCCGGGATGCCGTGGATCAGCGCGTCGTGGGCCTCGACGTCGGCGCGGACGACTACCTGACCAAGCCCTTCGCGTTCGAGGAATTGCTCGCCCGGATCCGAGCGTTGCTGCGCCGCGAGCGCACGGCGCGGCCTTCGATTCTCGAGGTCGCCGACATTGTGCTGGACCCCGCGAGCCGCACTGTGAGCCGGGACGGCCGGACGATCGATCTCACCAACCGCGAGTATCAACTCCTTCATCTCTTGATGCGGCATCCCGGCCAGATCCTCAGCCGTGCGGTGATCGAGGACCGGGTTTGGGGATACACCTTCGATCCCGGCAGCAACGTGGTGGATGCCTACATTCGGCTCCTCCGGCGCAAGATCGATCACGGGCATCCCCGTCAACTGATCCGCACGGTGCGCGGAGCGGGGTATGTCCTGAGGACGTGAGATGATCTGGAGCATCCGGGCACGTCTAACCGCGTGGTACGCGGGCCTCCTCTCCGCGATCCTGGTGGTGTTCGGTTTCGTTCTTTACACCCTCTTCGCACAGGCACTCTGGGCGCATGCCGAGCAGAGCCTGCAGACCCTGGTCGCACAGCTCGCCACATTCGTGGAGAGTTCGGATACCGGGAACGAGCAAGGGGCGTTCTTTGATCTCGCCGATCCGTCGGTCGTGGGGCGTCTTTCCGGCGGCGGGACGCTGATCCAGATTCTCGATGCGCGCGGACGCTTGGTCAACCGATCGCCAGCACTATCAGGTGCGGGGTTGCCTCTCACGTCTGCGGTCCGCCGCGCGCTCGCCGGCACGTCGGCGTTCGCCCAAGCGACGGTGGCCGGGGTGGGGCCGGTGCTCATGTACACGGCGC from bacterium harbors:
- a CDS encoding response regulator transcription factor, which encodes MWADTMAILVVEDEHKIREFLKRGLEEEGYAVETASDGEEGLELASGGAYEVVILDLLLPQRDGLDVCRALRADGVTTPVLMLTARDAVDQRVVGLDVGADDYLTKPFAFEELLARIRALLRRERTARPSILEVADIVLDPASRTVSRDGRTIDLTNREYQLLHLLMRHPGQILSRAVIEDRVWGYTFDPGSNVVDAYIRLLRRKIDHGHPRQLIRTVRGAGYVLRT